The region TGGCGGTAGATCCCCGCGACGACGATCTGCCCCATGATCGATGCCGGAGGCGTCATCTTCGGTGTGACCCCTTCCGGTAAAACGCCGTCGAGCGTCGCCAGCCGTTCTTGCACGGTCTGACGGGCTGATTTGATTTCGGTATCCCAGTCGAACTCGATGTAGATGACGGCCAGGCCGGCAGCGGACTGACTGCGAACGGCCTGAACACCGCTCGCCCCCAGCAGGGCAATTTCGATTGGCTGGGTCACGAGTGTTTCGACTTCTTCCGTCGCCAGGCCAGGACTTTCCGTCAGGATGATCACCCGCGGACGGTCCAGGTCGGGGAAGACGTCGATCGGCATTTGCGTGGCCAGGTAGGAACCGTAGACCAGCATCGCCAGGCTGACCACCATGATCAGCAGCCGATATTGCAGCGAAAATCGAATAACCGCGTTGAGCATGAATCGGTCCAATTAGTGGGAGGCGTGAACGGTTCCGTCCGCATGAACGTGCACGTCGGCACGCATACCGCTGGCAGCCTGGGCTTTCAGCACACGGTTGAGTGAAGCGGCCGCATTCTGGGCGAAGTACAACCCCGGCGTAATACTGCCGTCGTCGGCCAGAATGACGTTCAAGCGATCTTCGTGCAGCACCTGCACGGGAACGCGATTGAACAAGTCGCCATTCTGCTGAAACACGAATGCCTCGGGTCCTTCGCGTACGACGGCTGCCCGGGGAACGACCATCACGTCTTGCATTTGCTCGACTGGCACATGCAAGCGGACTCGCTGACCAGGACGGAAACGCCACACCACGAACGTCTCGTCGTTTTTCTCGTAGAAACGCGACTGATTGGTCAGCGGAATATAGAAATCGAACGTACGGCTATCGGCGTCAACTGCGTTGGACAGGTACTGAATCGTGAACGCCTGTTTCATCTCAGGCCAATGTTCGGGGTGATCTTCCGCAAACTCGACCGTAATCGGCCAATCGTTCTGCGCGGCATCTTCCAGGAATGGAGCTTCTCGTTTAAACGCGTGCCCTTCGATGTATAAGTTGCGATGATTCGAGAGCGTCGCGAGTAGCTGCCCCGCTTGAACCTGTTGACCGAGATCCGTTTCCAGCCCTTGCACTTCATAGGCGATCATGTTGTTGCTGCTGGCACGTTCCGAATCGTCGACGCTGGCAACGGGATGGGTCACTTGTTCGGCCGGTGGTGCCGTGATGGTAACGGTCGGCACAAATTCCCCCTGGGTCACCTGGTCGACTTGCTCCAGCGTCAGACCGCGGGCGAGCAGATCCTGCCGATGGCTTTGGATCAATGCTTCCTGGCGTCGCTTGTTGCTTTCGAGGTCGATGATTCGCGAACCCGAGATGGCCCCACTCTGGGCCAGCGGACGCAATCGCTCGATCTCTTCCTGGACTAGCTCTTTCTCCTTAGTCGCTTTGAACAGCTCTTTCTGTGTGTTTTGAAGGTATTCGCTGGAAAGCGTCAGCGTGAACAGCTTCTCGCCTGGTCGTACCGTTTGACCTGGGTAAGCGAAGATCTCAGTCACGATTCCCACGGCCGGCGACGTGATCCCTCGGTCGGTTTCGCCAGGCCGGTCAGCGATAATGCCTGGGATCGGAATGGTCCGCCAATAGGTTTGAGAACGGATCGGCTTGGCCACTAGGTTCAGGTTCTTGCGGGCCGATTCCGATAGTTTCAGCATCTTCGGCTCTTCGATCGGTGCTTCAGCCTCGGCATGTTCCGAATCCTCATCGGATGACCCGCCAGCGACCAGCGGCACCCACTGATCTTGTGTCATATACGCGCCTGCCCCGATCGCTAGAACAACGATCGCCACCACGGCATAGCGCAACAATTTCGTCAATTGCATCGGTCGAAACTCCAGAGGACGCAGGGACGTTCCCTGCAAAACAAGCCGACTATCAGGCTTTATCAAAGCAGCGTTAGAAGGCGTATCACTCGCAGCAAATTGCGAATTACGCCTAGCCGATCCCTAGCAGCGGATCGAGAGAATTTGCGCATACAGCGCGCATTGAGAGCGCACACCGTCGTCTAAGACGTTCCAGTGGCCTCCGATAGAATCCACGCAAACGAGAGCTGAGTGGTCATGGACGCTAGGAACCACCGCAACCATAGCGGCCAATTCCGGAAGTGAAGTCGAAAGACAAGCGTTCGTTAGATCGATTTCGGGTAGATAGACGGCGTCGTCATCGTGCTCATCGGAAGCCGGCCTGGCCGGGGCTTCCGGCTCATGGTGATGAGCGTGCTCATCGTTATGGCAGTGATCCGCATGAAGATGAATATGTGCCCTGGACGCGTGCGAGCTTTGCTCCACATCGACCGCATCGGTATGCACATGGGGTGCAGCAGCAACGGCCTGCCCCAAGAGCATAAGGAGGATCAGAGATGTGGAAGTGAATGATCGCATAGACACTTAATTATTGAGATTCAGAACAAACGTATCCTAAGAATAGGTCGCAAGTCCGGCAAGTTCAAGCGGGAGCGTTACCGCTTCTGGAACTTTCTAGCCAACGGGTTCAAGATGTCGTAAGCCTCATCCTCTTGAGACCTTGTCGCACTGTAAGTCCCTGTCAAATAACCGCTAACGGCTGTCGTTTTCTTACGGGAAGGCACTAAGGATGGTTCACCGGTTGCTTTAAATTCTTTGCAAATTGGCACCCGCCGTGTGGATGAATCTACATGAGAGTTCGGCGAACCTCAGGTGCCCTGAAACGGTAGGTTGGGCGCTCTGCGTCACGTTTCCTCATCAGATCAGAAGTAGTTGTTTCTCGCGAAGATTCGGCCGAAGAAACCGATATGAGCCGTTTTATCGCACTAATCCTGATCCCTTTCAGCATGCTCATGCAGCCGATGCCGCATGTCCACTGGGCGGATTGTGCTGATGCGCAAGAAGGTCATGTCCATCATGGGCACGTGCATCTCTCGACGCTCTGGGGCGAACACAGCCACCACCATCACGATCACCACCAGCATCCATCGGCCCCCACGCCTGATGATTGTTCTCACGATGCGGACGCACTGTACGTTGGCGATCTGGCCGCGACTATTTCCAGTTCCGGCACTTTGAAGTTGGTCGCATCATCGTGGCAGCCAAACATGGCACACCCGCAATGCTTTGCCATCGTGCAGGATGGAAAGGGGCTCCCTCGACCATTCCCTGATCCGATGCGCCAACTTGGATCGATTTCTGATGTACCCCTGTTTCTTCAGGGTGGGTCGTTCCGAACTTAAGTCGACCCTTCTCTAAAACGTCCAGCTAGCTGAAGCCAGTGCAGATGGCACGGTTCTCGATTGACGACTAACCGAAGTGCTCTGGGCAGGGCTGTAAGCCATGACCGCGCTACCAAGTTATTTACCGACCGCAAGAAAACATTTGGCCCAAACTTCAGGGGTGACGAGATGGCAATTTCCAAGAAAACGTTTCAGATGTTCCTTATCGCAGCCATCGGTGGAGCAGGCCTCGCCGGATGCGTAAGCGATCGCGCACGCGACTACTCGTCGTTGGTCGAAGTCCCCCCGGTTCAGCCAGCGGAAGTCGAGCCGAAGACTTCGATCGCAAAGGACAGCACCGTCACGTTACCAACGCTTCCTGCGGATGACCTTCAGCTGGTCTCTCACTTACAAGACGCTGATATCGAGCTTGCTTCAGCCGAAAGCATCCACATACCGGACGTACCCAGCGAAGCCAACGGTATAACGCTCAAAGCGATTCAAGACCTGGCCCTGCTCAACAACCCCTCGGTTCGTGCAATGTCAGCCACGGCCCAAGCTGAGTCGGATTACCAGTACCAGGTAGGCCGTAAAGCGAACCCCGAGGTCGGCTACATGGCCGTTCAGCTTGCTGACCAAGGTACCGACCAACACCTTTTGTACGTCGAACGCGAGTTCGTCACCGGTGGCAAGTTGCAATTGAATCAGAACGTGCTGGGACATTCGGCGGAGGCGTTTCGCTGGGATGTTGAGTCGCAGCGGTATCGCGTGCTGACCGACGTCCGTTTGAAGTTCACCCAAGCCCTTGTCGCCCAGCGACAAATGGAGTTGATCGATGGCTTTAGTGGTGTGCTAGAGAAGGGGATCGACCTGGCCCAGCGCCGCCTCAACGCCAAGGAAGGCACCCAAACCGATCTGCTGCAATCGCGGATTCAGCTGAACGAAGTGGAGGTAATGCGGCAGCAAGCCGAGTATCGTTGGAAAGCAGCCTGGCAAGAGATGGCCGCAGCTGCTGGCGTACCTGACATGGCCCCGACGCGCCTTGCCGGCGAGCTTGATCCGAAAGCAGGGCAACTCGCCTGGGACGATGTCTACGGAAACTTGCTAAGCAGCAGCCCCGAACTACGTGCCGCTGAAAGCCGCGTTCGCTTGGCCCAGTGTAACCTCTCTCGGCAAGAGGTGCAGACCATCCCGAACGTTACGGCCAACTTGCAATCAGGCGTCGACAACGCCACTGGATCGGGGCTTATCCAACTTCAAGTCGGAGCACCCATCCCGGTTTACAACAAGAATCGGGGCAACGTTTCGGCGGCCTACAATGAGTTCAGCCGAGCCACGCACGAAGTCAAACGCATCGAGATGTCTCTCAAGTCGCGATTGGCCCAGGTATCGCAGGAATACGACTCTGCCAAGTTCGCCGTCCAACGCTACGAAGAACAGATCTTGCCGATGGCAAAGGAAACCCTCGACCTGGCCGAACAAGCCTATGGAGCCGGCGAATACTCGTTCATCCAGACCCTCATCGCCCGGCGTACCTACTTCGACACGAACATCGGCTACCTGAACTCGCTAGGCAACCTGGCCCAGGCCCACGCCAAGGTCGACGGCCTGCTGCTGACCGGTGCTCTTGATCCATCGACGTCAACGAACCTGGGAGATGGTCTGCGGGGGCAGACGTTTAGCCAGCAGTAGAAGCGTGTCGACGGAAGAGTAAGTGAGGACGATTGTTGAGCAGTTAGCGACGTTGGAATAACTCACAACAACTTTAGTTAGTCGACCAAGGAGAGCGTGTCCAGAGGTTAGAACCAGATGCCAGTTCGCGATGACCGTTTTCGCATTTCGAGGCCAGTTGCCGTCGAAATGAAGGAGGACGGAGCCCAACCATGTGAACACAAGATTCGTAAGTCCTTGTGAGGAAACGTATTGAAGAAAGACAACACAATCAAGGATTCCAAAATTCATCATCCGATGTCTTAGCCCTTGCCTTGGTTGTGTTGTCACATCATGTTGGGCTTAGTTATTAGCTTGGCCGTTTGATGCTGAAGCTGCATTGGATGTCGATTGGGATGTCAGAATGAAGTCGATTTGAGCCATCGGTCATCGGTCACGCTAACTTAGCAGAAATGGTCGCTACGGTTTATTGGTGCACCGGAAGGCATATGTTGGTTCACTATGATAACTCCAATTCAGCTACTTATCGGACTGGCCACTGGCGACACATGTCCTGAAAACGTCTTAGGTGATCGGGCCACGATTTGCCTCTGAATGACGGTGTATTGAGAAGCTAAATTAGAGCCCAAAACGTGGCATAAAACTAAAAACAGGAATTGAGATATGAGAGCGGAGCGGGAGGTTAGCTATCTGGATGTCGCGCGCTAAATTTCGGCCTGTTTTGTGTCATAAATACTTGATGGAGTAAGTTAACTACCTGAATAACGCGAAATTGCCGAACTCATGCCATCGGAGATGTGCGGGGGTGGCTGGAATCCGCGCTCTTCCCATTTATCTCCGAGACTCCTCTTAAACGCCCGGAAGTCTTCCTTGATCGAGTTCACGCCAGTATCCAGGGCATTTGCAAGCAGATCTTGCAGCTTGCCCCGGTTGCCGGAGAAGACGTCCGGGTGACGCTCGTGCAAAAGCCGCCAGCAGTGTTGTACTTGGAACCGCCGCGCGTATTGGTCGATAGCGGTTTTATTTGGCTTGCTGGAGTCGATGAGTTGGCGCCAGTCTGCAAGATGCTGGGTATCTTCTTCGGTCGAGAGAGCCCCCGTGATCAGGCTGCGGAGTTCGTCTCGGGAAGGAATGGGGATAATGTCAGGCAGAAAGAAGAATCCCCCCGAAGATTGAAGTTGGTCGAACATTGCTTTGACCATAACGCCACTTGCTAAGGGGCCCAGAGGGATCGGGTAGGATGGGCCAGCTAGTCTGGCGAGTCGCCACCGGCTCAGAAACGCCTGAAAGTAACTCAGTGATTGCGGAAGTTCGACCGGCACCGTGTCTTGATTTCTCATCGAATCAACTTGGAGACGAATATACCACGCTTGAGCATCGAATTGGTGCTCTTCAATTGCTGGTTCGTGTTCGAGTAGCAAATGGTCCAATTCTTCAAGGAACTGCGGGTTGGACATGAGCCACCCCTGATAGCCGCGGAGTGCCTGAACGAAGGGGCGTTTGGCCATTTCGTTTCGGATACGCGCTACGTTGTCGAGTCTCGCCGTGTTTGGTGGCGTCGAATTGGATTGATCATCCGGGGTACTTTCTTCACTGCGAAAGCTCACCGGCGACTCGATCTTGAGATATGGATCGTTGTACAGGTGACCGTTGTGGACGGCGACATGGTTGGTTTTGGCTGTCCACTGTGAGAGACGCCTTTCTATGTCGATCTTCTCTTGATCGACTTTGTCTGAGAACTCTCCGCGTTCTAGGGCTCGGCACAGCCAATTTGGCAAGGTGTAGAAGTAACGGTTTCTGACAAACGCATGCTCGAAGTAGGGCATGTTCTCATCGGTCGATGCTACAGACCACAAAGTGGGTGCTTCTGGGATGGCTTGGATCTGGTCGGCTCTGTCGGACAGCGTTTTTTCAGACAGGTTGTGTCGCCAGATCATTTCCATTTCTGACTGAGGGCTGAGCGGTGTTTTCGGCCGGTTGATCTTTTTCTTGGATGGCATCAAAGGCTCTAGGGTCTGAGCAGTGGTTGGTCACGGAATTCATCGAGATTCAACGATCATAAACAGGTTCAGTCAGCTTCCAAGCTCGCTGACCTATTTTCCAGTTCTCCTTTGTAGATGATGGTGACAACGGAAGACAACAGATGAGTTTCCAGCCTGTTTCACAAAGTGAGATTCGAATGAAATCGAGCAAATATTTGTCCGCCAGTGAGCTTGCCGAAGTGGCTGGCATTTCGGTGGCCACGGTCTGGCGGCTTAAAGGTGAAGGCAAGATTGGCTTTCTTCAGCCAGGGGGACCTGGTTCGCGTGTGCTCTTTAAGTGCGACGCACTTGAGCACCCGCCGAACTGCGTGACGCCTGGCCAAGGACCGGTGGCAGCCCCAGAGCGGCCTGGGCCTAAGGCCGGGTTTAAGCGAAAGAAATAGCATTTTGAGAAAGGTAGGTGCGAATGCCGAAACCGACGAAGAATCCGAAGATCAAGAAGGACTTCTTCGAGTGGAGTATCAATGAACGGAACGACGGCTGTCTCCAAGCAACGACGTATGTCGCAGGGGTGGGCCGAATTCGGCGATCGCTGGGGACCAAGGACTGGGACGAGGCGATGGAGGCCCTGACGGAACTGGATCGGCACGAGGCCGAAGAGCATGGACTCGCCCCAAAGTTCGAGGGGCGCAGTCGTTCCGGGGAAGTGTCCATTGAAGACGGATGGCAGGCTTTTCTCGATGATCGTGATCGCGGGCAAGTCCAGGGTGGCGTCTCGCCGGCAACTTTGAAGCGATATCGAGCCGTGCGGGCTCACCACGAAGCGTTCGCGAAGAAGAAGGGGATCACTGAGTGGCAGCAGTTCGGTAAGCAAGAGTTTGTGGCTTTCGGAAAAGAGCGGGAGAGGGTTGCCGAGGCTCGTACCGTGTTCTTCGAGTTGAATCTGGTCAAAGGTGTCAACCTGTGGCTGGTTCACGAGGAAATGTTGCCAGAGCAGTTGCGGCTTCGTGTTAAATTGCCGAAGCCAAAAGGCACCAGCACGTACTGCTATAGCAAGCAAGAGATTTCCGCCATGGTGCGCCAGTGTGAGGCTGCACAAGAATTAGAATGGTTGCGATTGGTGATCCTTGGTCTGACCTATACCGGAATGCGAATTAGTGAGTTGGCATCCCTGCGGTGGTCAGACATCGACTTTGACTCGAATCATATTCATGTCGTCGATGAACGATCGCGAAGTCGAAAAAAGACCACTGGGCCTGTGCGGACGACCAAGGGAAAGCGATCCCGGGTTATTCCCATGCACCCGGAGCTGAAAGAGGTCCTTAGGCCACTCCGGGAGCAAGCTGGTGGATACGTGTTCAAGGCACAAAAGGGGGGACAGCTGCGCCCGCGCGTGGTCCTCGAAGTTTTCATTCGAGAGGTCATCACGCCGCTCTCCAGCACGTTTCCCACTCCGAAAGGCGAAATCGGATTCCAAGACGGACGTCTACACTCATTCCGACATGCCTTTTGTTCCCACGCATTGAGTGGTGGAGCAAGCGTCGGCGAAGTCCAGGACTGGCTTGGTCACGCGGACAGCAAGATGGTCGAGCACTACCGTCACCTTCGAGATGACCAAGCCCAGCAGCGCATGAATTCACTATCGTTTATGGCCGATGACAGCGTGTCCGCGGCCAGTTAATTTGACCTTGTCCATGACCGCGTTGCGGTGGTGAGAGAGAGGGAAGTGCCGTATGAGCTAAGGGAAGCGAGTCAGCCGTTACTTGTGTGATCGCTTCTTTAGATAGTGCCCTGAATGACACAATGAATGCCACAGTTGATGTGGCATTCATTGACACGCTTCAGTAAGTCATTGTCAGATAACGACTTGCAATGCCCCGGAAAAGGGGAAGCGGAGAGAACGGGATTCGAACCCGTGGAACGGTTTTACACCGTTCACCGGTTTAGCAAACCGGCGCATTCGACCACTCTGCCATCTCTCCTGAGGAAAGCGAAAGTCTACACCGTTTTCCTCTCGTCCTCAACGGGACCTACTTCGC is a window of Bremerella sp. TYQ1 DNA encoding:
- a CDS encoding efflux RND transporter periplasmic adaptor subunit: MQLTKLLRYAVVAIVVLAIGAGAYMTQDQWVPLVAGGSSDEDSEHAEAEAPIEEPKMLKLSESARKNLNLVAKPIRSQTYWRTIPIPGIIADRPGETDRGITSPAVGIVTEIFAYPGQTVRPGEKLFTLTLSSEYLQNTQKELFKATKEKELVQEEIERLRPLAQSGAISGSRIIDLESNKRRQEALIQSHRQDLLARGLTLEQVDQVTQGEFVPTVTITAPPAEQVTHPVASVDDSERASSNNMIAYEVQGLETDLGQQVQAGQLLATLSNHRNLYIEGHAFKREAPFLEDAAQNDWPITVEFAEDHPEHWPEMKQAFTIQYLSNAVDADSRTFDFYIPLTNQSRFYEKNDETFVVWRFRPGQRVRLHVPVEQMQDVMVVPRAAVVREGPEAFVFQQNGDLFNRVPVQVLHEDRLNVILADDGSITPGLYFAQNAAASLNRVLKAQAASGMRADVHVHADGTVHASH
- a CDS encoding site-specific integrase — protein: MPKPTKNPKIKKDFFEWSINERNDGCLQATTYVAGVGRIRRSLGTKDWDEAMEALTELDRHEAEEHGLAPKFEGRSRSGEVSIEDGWQAFLDDRDRGQVQGGVSPATLKRYRAVRAHHEAFAKKKGITEWQQFGKQEFVAFGKERERVAEARTVFFELNLVKGVNLWLVHEEMLPEQLRLRVKLPKPKGTSTYCYSKQEISAMVRQCEAAQELEWLRLVILGLTYTGMRISELASLRWSDIDFDSNHIHVVDERSRSRKKTTGPVRTTKGKRSRVIPMHPELKEVLRPLREQAGGYVFKAQKGGQLRPRVVLEVFIREVITPLSSTFPTPKGEIGFQDGRLHSFRHAFCSHALSGGASVGEVQDWLGHADSKMVEHYRHLRDDQAQQRMNSLSFMADDSVSAAS
- a CDS encoding TolC family protein, translating into MAISKKTFQMFLIAAIGGAGLAGCVSDRARDYSSLVEVPPVQPAEVEPKTSIAKDSTVTLPTLPADDLQLVSHLQDADIELASAESIHIPDVPSEANGITLKAIQDLALLNNPSVRAMSATAQAESDYQYQVGRKANPEVGYMAVQLADQGTDQHLLYVEREFVTGGKLQLNQNVLGHSAEAFRWDVESQRYRVLTDVRLKFTQALVAQRQMELIDGFSGVLEKGIDLAQRRLNAKEGTQTDLLQSRIQLNEVEVMRQQAEYRWKAAWQEMAAAAGVPDMAPTRLAGELDPKAGQLAWDDVYGNLLSSSPELRAAESRVRLAQCNLSRQEVQTIPNVTANLQSGVDNATGSGLIQLQVGAPIPVYNKNRGNVSAAYNEFSRATHEVKRIEMSLKSRLAQVSQEYDSAKFAVQRYEEQILPMAKETLDLAEQAYGAGEYSFIQTLIARRTYFDTNIGYLNSLGNLAQAHAKVDGLLLTGALDPSTSTNLGDGLRGQTFSQQ
- a CDS encoding helix-turn-helix domain-containing protein, whose amino-acid sequence is MKSSKYLSASELAEVAGISVATVWRLKGEGKIGFLQPGGPGSRVLFKCDALEHPPNCVTPGQGPVAAPERPGPKAGFKRKK